TTAAAAAATACTCTATTTATAACTAAAATTTCACTTTAAATAAAATAAATCGTATGAATTCAAATTTATCCTTTTTTCCAATAATTTACGCGCCGAACGAAATTTTTAAAAAGCAAGCGGAGTATATAGATATCGTAGACGACAATATCCGTATTATCATCGATAAAATGCTTAAGACTATGCAGATAGAAAAAGCCGTCGGGCTTGGCGCTAATATGGTCGGTATATTAAAGCGTATAGCTATAGTTGATTTGCATGAAAATAATAAATCTTCGCCTATTATTTTGATCAATCCTGAAATAATTTATTTTTCCGAAGAGAAGCAAACTTTTATGGAAAGGTCTTTATCATTTCCTGGGATAGCAGCAAATATTACTCGCTCAAAAACGATAAAAGTGAAATATCTTGATTATGACGGAAATAAACAGGAACTAGACGCCGAAGGGTTTTTAGCTACGGTAATTCAGCATAAAGTAGATTATTTAAACGGCAAAACTTTTCTTGATTATTTATCAAAATTAAAACGCGATAATTTACTAAAAAAAATGGAGAAATACTTAAAGTTATATCCTCCGCATGTGCATGGAACAGGCTGTCGGCATTAGGGAATTTCTGGCGTTGTTGTATGGCTCGAAAAAAGTGCCGTATGTCATTCCCGCGTAAGCGGGAATCCAGAAAAAATCTTAGTAAAAGACTGGATGCCGTGGTCAAGCCCACTACTGTACGAACGTTTAAATAAAGAGGTAAAAATTCTGTCATTCCGTGGCTACGACCACTTCAGTCCAGCTTATAATATCATAAAAAGATTCTAAAATAAGTCTAATATGGCTTTATTTTCCTGGATGCCGTGATCAAGTCACGGCATGACACAGCCTTTTTTCAACGTTCGTACAGTAGTGGGTCAAGCCACGGTATGACAAGTTTTAAGCGATT
This genomic window from Rickettsia endosymbiont of Ceutorhynchus obstrictus contains:
- the def gene encoding peptide deformylase gives rise to the protein MNSNLSFFPIIYAPNEIFKKQAEYIDIVDDNIRIIIDKMLKTMQIEKAVGLGANMVGILKRIAIVDLHENNKSSPIILINPEIIYFSEEKQTFMERSLSFPGIAANITRSKTIKVKYLDYDGNKQELDAEGFLATVIQHKVDYLNGKTFLDYLSKLKRDNLLKKMEKYLKLYPPHVHGTGCRH